The following DNA comes from Kitasatospora sp. NBC_01287.
CGCTGCTGTAGTCGGCGATCGCCTCGTACACCTGCTCGGGGGTGGCGGGGTAGGTCCGCTCGGTGCGGGCGTGGACCTGGGCCATGGGGTGGCTCCTTAGGGAGTGTCAGCGGTACCTCGGTGGTGCGTCGCGGACAGCCAACCACACGCGGTGCGCCGGACCGCGACAGGCCCGGGGCGCCGCCCGCGCGCTCGGTCTAGGCTGGCCGGGTGTCTGCTGACCTGCCCCGGGTGAACGCCCTGCACTACCTGGCCCCACTGCGGGGCGGCGATTCGGTGCCCGCGATCGTCGAGACCGACGACCTGGGCACCTACGTGGTCAAGTTCACCGGCGCCGCCCAGGGCCGCAAGGCGCTGGTCGCCGAGGTGATCGTCGGCGAACTGGCCCGGCGGCTGGGCCTGCGGGTGCCCGAACTGGTGCTGGTCGACTTCGACCCCGCGGTCGCCGAGCACGAGCCCGACCCCGAGATCCAGGACCTGCTGCGGGCCAGCGCCGGGCTCAACCTCGGGATGGACTACCTGCCGGGCGCCCGGGACTTCAAGCCCTCGATGCTGACGGTCGACCCGCTGGAGGCCGGCCGGGTGGTCTGGCTGGACGCGCTCACCGCGAACGTCGACCGCAGCCGGGCCAACCCCAACCTGATGGTCTGGCACGGCAGGCTGTGGCTGATCGACAACGGCGCGGCCCTGGTCTTCCACCACCGCTGGTCCGGCGCCGCGGCGGCCTTGGACCGCTCCTACGACCTCAGCGCGCACGCGCTCGGCGACTTCGCCCCCGACCTGCGCGCCGCCGACGCCGAACTGGCGCCCCGGGTGACCGAGGAACTGCTGCGCGAGGTGCTGGCGCTGGTGCCCGGCGAGTGGCTGGCGGCGGAGGAGGGGTTCGCCGGTGCCGACGAGCTGCGCGAGGCCTATGTGCGGCAGCTGGCGGCGCGGGCGGCGGTCTCCCGGCGCTGGCTGCCGAGCGGCTTCGCCTCCGAGGCGGAGCTGCGGGTCGCCGAGGCCGCCCGGGCGC
Coding sequences within:
- a CDS encoding HipA family kinase translates to MPRVNALHYLAPLRGGDSVPAIVETDDLGTYVVKFTGAAQGRKALVAEVIVGELARRLGLRVPELVLVDFDPAVAEHEPDPEIQDLLRASAGLNLGMDYLPGARDFKPSMLTVDPLEAGRVVWLDALTANVDRSRANPNLMVWHGRLWLIDNGAALVFHHRWSGAAAALDRSYDLSAHALGDFAPDLRAADAELAPRVTEELLREVLALVPGEWLAAEEGFAGADELREAYVRQLAARAAVSRRWLPSGFASEAELRVAEAARARKTARGRPAWLQQVPDLHGN